One stretch of Rhipicephalus sanguineus isolate Rsan-2018 chromosome 10, BIME_Rsan_1.4, whole genome shotgun sequence DNA includes these proteins:
- the LOC125756178 gene encoding uncharacterized protein LOC125756178 translates to MNLQGTKKKGCAATMTLKWIELYPDFQVDVPQPCGQTKEGRLKADKAKQLQEALDAKQTVTKETRLYIRIADCSSHRNHGFEDMEAFSQNMDRNIAERIQMLAREGITCVSDVKKCLYYYVHDVLFANKKKPDSSCRAFFPTHRDISNQIQAVLRKDRFSTVDQENASILIEKIRGEQPESSIVYRPYASRSFVGSNDSNNVEESVASECEDTLLFCFQTKFMRNMLKKYGGSVVCLDATHKTSDYALPLFLLVVKTPSGYTPAGVFIIQFETAQCIAEALSVFKQWCDNWSPQYWMVDYSKAEISAIKQVFPESQISICDFHRLQAWQRWLRRKENDVSNPDEALRLMKRLASASNQDEFDKAFEVLVTSEHWKNDKFRSYFEAVWLSVKELWVLYYRLEFDVVLTTNNGIEAQNRVLKAQYVKSASGKRSLTSLITAVVHGYLPDKEVKFHEAAKRQSSVYRQYSENVPAYLHNRPHGFVKHMLRRLVNAEEYTHTDMKELSTEGMFSVHSERSDDDVYTVDFTKPSCTCPDFRKHKYPCKHFCVVFKYSDRWGFSSLPHSYLSRPQITLGSCPESETGFEIPLVNEPSPSEMSSQPFGTAVSEPDIPFVNEPSICEVPSQPAIALVPRTVTPSLSELRKSITEEWEKCSSLLYCCHDVQTLSEARGLLQATFRKLAESVPQSSGLHIRGSPTKGCSSLKPLPKRRRL, encoded by the exons ATGAACCTCCAAGGAACAAAGAAGAAGGGTTGTGCAGCAACAATGACCTTGAAATGGATTGAATTGTACCCAGATTTCCAG GTCGACGTGCCCCAGCCATGCGGCCAGACAAAAGAGGGCCGGCTGAAAGCAGACAAGgccaagcagctgcaggaggCACTTGATGCGAAGCAGACTGTGACCAAAGAGACGCGACTATACATTAGAATTGCCGACTGCAGTTCCCATCGTAACCATGGTTTCGAGGACATGGAAGCTTTTAGCCAAAATATGGACAGGAACATTGCTGAGCGCATTCAAATGTTGGCAAGGGAAGGAATTACATGTGTATCGGATGTGAAAAAGTGCCTGTACTATTACGTGCATGATGTACTTTTTGCAAACAAGAAAAAGCCTGATAGCAGCTGCAGGGCCTTTTTCCCAACACATCGTGACATAAGCAACCAGATCCAAGCTGTTCTTCGGAAAGACCGCTTTAGCACAGTGGATCAAGAGAATGCTAGCATCCTTATTGAAAAGATCAGGGGTGAGCAACCCGAATCTTCCATTGTTTATCGTCCGTATGCATCACGCAGCTTTGTGGGTAGCAACGACTCGAACAACGTGGAAGAGAGTGTTGCCAGCGAGTGTGAAGACACGTTGCTGTTCTGCTTCCAGACAAAATTCATGAGAAACATGCTTAAAAAGTATGGAGGCTCAGTAGTTTGCCTGGACGCAACACACAAGACTAGTGACTATGCCCTACCACTTTTCTTGCTTGTTGTGAAAACACCGTCGGGATACACGCCAGCTGGTGTGTTTATCATACAGTTCGAGACGGCCCAATGTATCGCTGAGGCTTTAAGCGTTTTCAAGCAGTGGTGTGATAACTGGTCCCCACAGTACTGGATGGTAGATTACAGCAAGGCAGAAATAAGTGCCATCAAGCAAGTGTTTCCAGAGAGTCAAATCTCCATCTGTGACTTCCATAGACTACAGGCATGGCAAAGGTGGCTGCGCAGAAAGGAAAATGACGTATCCAATCCGGATGAAGCCCTGAGACTCATGAAACGTTTAGCCAGTGCTTCAAATCAAGATGAGTTTGACAAGGCGTTTGAAGTCCTTGTCACTTCAGAGCATTGGAAAAATGACAAATTCCGCAGTTACTTTGAAGCAGTGTGGCTCTCTGTAAAGGAGCTGTGGGTCTTGTATTACAGGCTGGAGTTTGATGTTGTCTTGACCACAAATAACGGCATTGAGGCCCAAAACAGGGTGTTGAAGGCACAGTATGTGAAAAGTGCCAGTGGGAAACGGTCGTTAACATCCCTAATCACAGCTGTCGTCCACGGCTACCTTCCTGACAAAGAAGTGAAATTTCATGAGGCAGCAAAAAGGCAGTCATCAGTGTATAGACAGTACAGTGAAAATGTTCCGGCATACCTGCACAACCGGCCTCACGGGTTTGTTAAACATATGCTGAGACGGCTCGTTAACGCAGAAGAATACACCCACACAGACATGAAAGAGCTGTCCACTGAAGGCATGTTCTCTGTTCATTCTGAAAGAAGTGACGACGATGTGTACACAGTCGACTTCACCAAGCCATCGTGTACCTGCCCTGACTTTAGGAAGCACAAGTACCCCTGCAAACACTTCTGTGTTGTTTTTAAGTACAGCGACAGGTGGGGCTTTTCCTCTCTTCCGCACAGTTACCTCAGTCGACCGCAGATTACACTTGGAAGCTGCCCAGAATCAGAAACAGGTTTTGAGATTCCTCTTGTCAATGAGCCTAGCCCTTCTGAAATGTCTTCACAGCCTTTTGGTACAGCAGTGTCAGAGCCGGACATTCCCTTTGTCAATGAGCCAAGCATTTGTGAAGTGCCCTCACAGCCTGCGATTGCTCTGGTTCCCCGTACAGTAACCCCCTCACTATCGGAGTTACGCAAAAGTATAACCGAGGAATGGGAAAAGTGCAGTTCCCTCCTTTACTGCTGTCATGACGTTCAAACACTGTCGGAGGCTAGGGGCTTATTGCAAGCCACCTTTCGTAAGTTGGCTGAATCTGTGCCACAGAGTTCGGGCCTTCACATTCGGGGCTCACCGACAAAGGGATGCTCGTCTCTGAAGCCTCTTCCAAAAAGAAGGCGCCTATAG